From Candidatus Manganitrophus morganii, the proteins below share one genomic window:
- a CDS encoding Rrf2 family transcriptional regulator yields MVHFSAKSEYAVLAILALSLHSGEGPLQVRAIAQKERIPLRFLEQVMNHLKKRGFVESVRGPHGGYRLTRPPDQIRLGEVLQAMEGPLVEIDSAQRRQRESLNGTNGEIDNILIREVWQEVNTSLRDHLDSINFKDLSERKKELEGKQTLMFHI; encoded by the coding sequence ATGGTCCATTTCTCGGCAAAGAGTGAATATGCTGTTTTAGCCATTCTCGCCCTTTCTCTTCACTCCGGGGAGGGCCCTCTCCAGGTCAGGGCGATCGCCCAAAAAGAGAGAATCCCCCTCCGTTTTTTAGAACAGGTGATGAATCATCTCAAGAAGCGTGGTTTCGTCGAGAGTGTGCGAGGTCCCCATGGCGGCTACCGCTTAACCCGGCCTCCGGACCAGATCCGCTTAGGAGAGGTGCTTCAAGCGATGGAGGGTCCCCTCGTCGAAATCGACTCCGCCCAGCGCCGCCAGCGGGAGTCGCTGAATGGGACCAATGGGGAGATCGACAACATCCTCATCAGGGAAGTCTGGCAAGAGGTAAACACCTCGCTGAGAGATCATCTTGATTCGATCAATTTTAAAGACCTCTCTGAAAGAAAAAAGGAGTTGGAAGGAAAGCAGACGTTGATGTTTCATATTTAG
- a CDS encoding hemolysin family protein produces the protein MTLELTLIVILILINAFFSAAEIAVITARKSNIKSLSEKGNTRAGILYHLQSEPERFLATVQIGVTLVGSAAAAVGGAVAVESIRPIFDKIPLLNRFSEAASISVMVIVISYLSLILGELVPKSLSLKYPEQIALAFAKPLDLMARVLGPFVRILTTSVRFVLKPIGGKVIPGTFISEEEIKYLLKEGREKGVFNQTEQELIHSVFEFNDISVKEVMVPRPKIHAVQIDTPFQEILKYVTENKFSRYPVYRTNINDITGILYFKDLMSALIQEKAVHLKDLLHPAYFVPETMQVSHLLKELQRRRIQMAIVINEYGSVEGLVTMEDLVEEIVGEIQDEYDVEDRPVERLKDGSWVIDASLSVRDLNTDYGLPIPESANYETLGGFALSQLQNMPKGGEIIRYGDYKFTIVDMDGRRIAKLKVEKKPDTTQPQSGGTLGPPRSTVPHKVSIDK, from the coding sequence ATGACACTCGAACTGACGCTGATCGTTATATTAATTCTGATCAATGCGTTTTTTTCGGCCGCAGAAATTGCCGTGATCACCGCCCGAAAGAGCAACATCAAGAGTCTTTCGGAAAAAGGGAATACTCGCGCAGGGATTCTCTATCATCTTCAGAGTGAACCGGAACGGTTCCTTGCAACCGTTCAAATCGGCGTTACTCTGGTCGGTTCTGCTGCTGCAGCCGTCGGCGGTGCCGTTGCCGTGGAGTCGATCCGTCCAATTTTTGACAAAATTCCCCTACTGAATCGATTCAGTGAGGCGGCCTCCATCTCCGTAATGGTCATTGTCATCTCATATCTTTCGTTGATCTTAGGCGAGCTCGTCCCAAAATCGTTGAGTCTGAAGTATCCTGAACAGATCGCCCTGGCCTTTGCGAAACCGCTTGATCTGATGGCGCGGGTTTTAGGACCCTTTGTAAGGATACTGACGACGTCGGTTCGTTTCGTCCTGAAACCGATTGGGGGAAAAGTTATTCCAGGCACCTTCATCTCTGAAGAGGAAATTAAATACCTATTAAAAGAAGGCCGGGAAAAGGGGGTTTTCAACCAGACAGAGCAGGAGCTGATCCATAGTGTTTTTGAGTTTAATGATATTTCTGTGAAAGAGGTGATGGTTCCGCGTCCGAAGATCCATGCCGTCCAGATTGATACCCCTTTCCAAGAAATCCTGAAATATGTGACTGAAAATAAGTTTTCGAGATATCCGGTCTATCGAACCAATATCAATGACATCACTGGAATTCTTTATTTTAAGGATCTCATGTCGGCCTTGATTCAGGAAAAGGCCGTTCATTTAAAAGACCTCCTTCATCCGGCCTATTTCGTTCCTGAAACCATGCAGGTGAGCCATCTTCTAAAGGAGCTTCAACGGCGAAGGATTCAAATGGCCATTGTCATCAACGAATATGGAAGCGTCGAAGGGTTGGTGACGATGGAAGATTTGGTGGAGGAAATTGTCGGTGAGATACAAGATGAATACGACGTTGAGGATCGTCCCGTCGAACGCTTGAAGGACGGCTCCTGGGTGATCGACGCCTCGCTTTCGGTTCGAGACCTCAACACCGATTATGGGCTTCCCATCCCGGAATCGGCTAATTATGAAACGTTGGGGGGATTTGCTCTCTCACAGTTGCAGAATATGCCGAAGGGGGGAGAAATTATTCGATATGGCGATTATAAATTCACCATCGTCGACATGGACGGCCGCCGGATCGCCAAATTGAAAGTTGAAAAAAAACCGGACACAACGCAACCCCAAAGCGGAGGTACTTTGGGGCCCCCGCGGAGTACGGTTCCACACAAAGTATCGATTGACAAATAA
- a CDS encoding anthranilate synthase component I family protein: protein MIPSDRLIVDRPSRDLIIETLPIQGTSATALFERLGWKEHAVLFEGMRGGWFNGRFSLLAGNPFAEFRSKEETSRFKTLGEGVGNTYFQKENPISHLQQWLDRFQSSPLEGSLSEIPFLQGGSAGFFSYDLVRQWENIPAPSVQNRTLPDSLFLFFNLFVLLDHTREQLYLVYNPLPEIKMGRSEESVHREGRKKLADLRSRLRSPRPSQEDELQIFSPAIEGEVSEGEYIKMVLQAKEYIAAGDIFQANLSHRFRIVFPAPAPFRIYRRLREINPSPFSAYLDLGSIQIASGSPERLVRVSTLGGKRHVSTRPIAGTHPRGEDEAADQRMIQSLYKSEKERAEHLMLVDLERNDLGRVCRYGSIEVDELMSLEKYSHVFHLVSNIHGELRPEMTLTEVVQALFPGGTITGVPKVRCMEILSELEKRARGIYTGAVGYIDFTGEMDLNIAIRTWVRQGEEMTFQVGAGIVADSDPEKEYRETLQKAAALIKALEP from the coding sequence ATGATCCCCTCCGATCGCCTGATAGTGGACCGCCCCAGTAGGGATCTCATTATCGAAACGCTTCCTATTCAAGGAACGTCGGCGACAGCCCTCTTTGAGCGGCTCGGGTGGAAGGAACACGCCGTTCTTTTTGAGGGGATGCGAGGGGGCTGGTTTAATGGGCGATTTTCACTCCTGGCGGGAAACCCATTTGCCGAATTCCGGAGCAAAGAAGAAACCAGTCGATTCAAAACGCTCGGCGAAGGAGTGGGAAACACTTACTTTCAGAAGGAAAACCCGATTTCCCATCTTCAGCAATGGCTCGATCGATTCCAATCTTCTCCTCTCGAAGGGTCCCTTTCTGAAATTCCGTTCCTACAAGGAGGATCGGCTGGATTCTTCAGCTATGATCTGGTCCGGCAGTGGGAGAACATCCCCGCCCCCTCGGTCCAAAATCGGACCCTTCCCGATTCCCTGTTCCTTTTCTTTAATCTCTTCGTCCTCCTCGATCATACAAGGGAACAACTCTATCTGGTCTATAATCCCCTTCCCGAGATCAAAATGGGGAGATCAGAAGAATCGGTTCATCGGGAGGGGCGAAAAAAACTGGCCGATTTACGATCGAGGCTCCGCTCTCCCCGACCATCTCAAGAAGACGAACTGCAAATTTTTTCGCCGGCCATTGAAGGAGAGGTTTCGGAAGGGGAGTATATTAAAATGGTCCTGCAGGCAAAGGAGTATATCGCCGCCGGAGACATTTTCCAGGCCAATCTCTCACACCGTTTTCGTATCGTTTTCCCCGCTCCCGCTCCTTTCCGGATCTATCGGCGGCTTCGCGAGATCAACCCTTCCCCTTTTTCCGCTTATCTCGATTTAGGCTCGATTCAGATTGCAAGCGGCTCGCCGGAACGGCTCGTCCGTGTAAGCACCTTGGGAGGGAAACGCCACGTCTCGACGCGACCCATCGCCGGAACCCATCCGCGCGGGGAAGATGAAGCAGCGGATCAGCGGATGATTCAATCCCTCTATAAAAGCGAGAAAGAACGGGCAGAGCATCTGATGCTGGTCGATTTGGAACGGAACGATCTTGGAAGGGTCTGCCGATACGGATCGATCGAAGTGGACGAGTTGATGTCGCTTGAAAAATACTCGCATGTTTTTCACCTGGTCTCAAATATCCACGGAGAGCTTCGGCCGGAGATGACCTTGACGGAGGTCGTGCAGGCGCTTTTCCCGGGAGGGACGATCACGGGGGTTCCGAAGGTTCGCTGTATGGAGATTCTCTCCGAGCTGGAGAAACGCGCCAGGGGCATTTACACCGGGGCCGTCGGCTATATCGACTTTACAGGGGAGATGGATCTAAACATCGCCATTCGGACCTGGGTCCGGCAGGGAGAGGAGATGACCTTTCAAGTGGGTGCCGGCATCGTCGCCGACTCCGATCCGGAGAAAGAATACCGAGAAACCCTTCAGAAGGCGGCCGCTTTGATAAAGGCGCTGGAACCATGA
- a CDS encoding response regulator gives MMEKKGTILIVDDEENIRDILFEVLSNEAYECHRAEGGEEALSLLGERSFELVLSDILMPGMSGIDLLKEAKAADADLSFIMVTAVHAAETAIEAMRLGADNYLIKPFNLDEVILSVEKALQRRRLIIENREYQLHLEKKVEERTRELHDALKKIQASYRATLEALGSALDTRDIGTHAHSRRVTHYALLLGRTLGMSGQELEVLERGVYLHDIGKIGIPDDILLRPGKLTKQEMEIMMTHAELGKRLLSRIDFLREASEIVYSHQERFDGSGYPRGLKGEEIPLGARVFAIVDALDAMTSDRPYRKALPFEAARAEIIRSAGIQFDPEIVRVFMSIPKEQWLRVRERPLLYEEEREVA, from the coding sequence ATGATGGAAAAAAAAGGAACGATCTTAATCGTAGATGACGAAGAAAATATCCGTGACATCCTCTTCGAGGTTCTCTCCAATGAAGCATATGAGTGTCATCGCGCCGAAGGGGGTGAAGAGGCCCTTTCACTATTAGGAGAGAGGTCTTTCGAGCTGGTGTTGTCGGATATCCTCATGCCCGGCATGTCGGGGATTGACTTGCTGAAAGAGGCCAAAGCGGCCGATGCCGATTTGTCGTTCATCATGGTCACCGCCGTCCATGCGGCGGAAACCGCCATTGAGGCAATGCGGTTGGGTGCCGACAATTATCTCATCAAACCTTTCAATTTGGATGAGGTGATCCTGAGTGTCGAGAAGGCGCTTCAGCGTCGAAGATTGATTATCGAGAACAGAGAGTATCAACTTCACCTTGAAAAAAAGGTGGAGGAGCGGACCCGTGAGCTGCACGATGCCTTAAAGAAGATTCAGGCAAGTTATCGGGCCACACTCGAAGCGCTCGGCTCCGCACTCGATACCCGCGATATCGGCACCCATGCTCACTCAAGGCGGGTGACGCATTATGCCCTTCTTCTAGGGCGCACTCTCGGCATGAGCGGTCAAGAACTGGAAGTGTTGGAGAGAGGGGTTTACCTGCACGATATCGGCAAGATCGGCATTCCCGACGATATTCTCCTCCGGCCTGGAAAGCTGACCAAGCAGGAGATGGAGATCATGATGACCCACGCGGAATTAGGAAAGCGGCTGCTCTCCAGGATCGACTTTTTGAGGGAAGCCTCCGAGATCGTCTACAGTCATCAAGAGCGTTTTGACGGGTCCGGTTATCCAAGGGGGCTGAAGGGAGAGGAGATTCCGCTGGGGGCGCGCGTCTTTGCAATTGTCGATGCGCTTGATGCAATGACCTCCGATCGCCCCTATCGAAAGGCGCTCCCCTTTGAGGCGGCGCGTGCGGAAATTATACGCTCGGCGGGGATCCAATTCGATCCTGAGATTGTCCGTGTTTTCATGAGCATTCCCAAAGAGCAATGGCTCAGGGTGCGGGAGCGCCCCCTTCTCTATGAGGAGGAGAGGGAAGTCGCCTAA
- a CDS encoding c-type cytochrome has translation MKSPFKPTPENISKGKALFEGKGTCFTCHGKEGTGEGLAAAGLDPPPRNFTSAAFHAMRTDGELFWVIKHGSPGTAMMPMVGSVITDEEAWLVLLYERSLGRKK, from the coding sequence TTGAAGAGTCCCTTTAAGCCGACTCCGGAGAACATATCGAAAGGAAAAGCGCTCTTTGAGGGAAAAGGAACCTGTTTCACCTGTCATGGCAAGGAAGGGACAGGGGAAGGGTTGGCAGCCGCAGGGCTGGATCCTCCCCCCCGCAATTTCACAAGCGCCGCCTTCCATGCGATGCGTACGGATGGGGAACTCTTCTGGGTGATTAAACATGGGAGTCCGGGAACGGCGATGATGCCGATGGTCGGAAGCGTGATCACCGATGAAGAGGCCTGGTTGGTGCTTCTCTATGAGAGAAGCCTCGGCCGAAAAAAATAG
- a CDS encoding GAF domain-containing protein produces MKNKTRPYILPAVLVLSFSYLLFAYLITRNISPASIPLSIFLFSLLVGGVLFALFRFDHQQELRSSIEDLDALNEISVLMTQGVEVDDLFKKVFAKVQERLPALSAGALFLVDWQGEELGLAASVALPLESISDLKERQAKSGYGVIERVAKGGEAQQEGSLPSLQKEGTTLCGAVPLRSSERVVGVLSFWSSQPMDLTPREKKWLEAVGGQIGLALERIQLQKSHLRREKEALALFQLSQATTSSLSIDTVVKIILNHVAGITESEAVWIMLYNPIQRLLEVVAARGFSDQISLKSLTLRPGQGVLGEVFEKEKLIFVPDVRKDHRLVYRDETERSGITSMIGIPLMVKGKAIGVLGLFCPKSVEAGRIQQERLDFLTTIASQVAIAIDNVKLYQDLEQKVTELRRLQGQLIQTEKLSAIGELVSGVAHEINNPLTSVVGFTQLLLETTENPRDREFLEKIFSEAMSCSEIIRNLLTFARRHPAEKSYNNINDIIRKALELKRYQLETDGVEIIENLSDSIPPIWVDPHQMQQVFFNVIHNAHQALLEKKKLSTSPLRLTIASESRNGLVSISFHDTGQGILPDVLPKVFEPFFTTKEVGVGTGLGLSISYGIVKEHGGEILIENLFGEGVTFIVTFPINGQGRDRRVAEGAKGGSYAGRRILIVDDSNAALEMCTYILRSEGFRVEGVESGRAALERLRSEDYDLILTDLGIADMPGLAFHDALLKEYPVMAEKILFLAEERINPEARRLLEERKVEILFRPFGMTALKEAVYRSLITSLKA; encoded by the coding sequence GTGAAGAACAAAACCAGACCGTATATACTTCCGGCGGTTCTCGTCCTCTCCTTTTCCTATCTTTTATTCGCATATCTGATCACTAGAAATATCTCTCCCGCTTCGATCCCTTTGTCTATTTTCCTTTTCTCCCTGCTGGTCGGCGGGGTTTTATTCGCCCTCTTCCGTTTTGATCATCAACAAGAGCTTCGCTCTTCCATCGAAGATCTTGATGCGCTCAACGAGATTTCGGTATTAATGACGCAAGGGGTGGAGGTCGATGATCTTTTCAAAAAGGTATTTGCAAAGGTGCAGGAACGGCTTCCGGCACTTTCCGCCGGCGCGCTCTTTCTCGTCGATTGGCAGGGAGAAGAACTCGGTCTGGCTGCCTCTGTGGCGCTTCCTCTTGAGTCGATCTCCGATTTAAAAGAACGGCAAGCCAAGTCAGGTTACGGAGTTATCGAAAGGGTTGCAAAGGGAGGAGAGGCCCAGCAGGAGGGTTCTTTACCGTCTTTACAAAAGGAGGGAACGACCCTCTGCGGCGCTGTCCCGCTTCGGTCTTCGGAGCGGGTGGTGGGGGTTCTTTCATTCTGGTCGAGTCAGCCGATGGATCTGACGCCGCGAGAAAAAAAATGGCTTGAGGCGGTCGGCGGACAGATCGGTTTGGCTTTGGAGCGGATTCAGCTTCAGAAATCGCATTTGAGAAGGGAAAAAGAGGCGTTGGCCCTTTTTCAACTCAGTCAGGCGACGACCTCCTCGTTGTCGATCGATACGGTTGTCAAAATTATTTTGAATCATGTCGCCGGTATTACTGAATCGGAGGCGGTCTGGATCATGTTGTATAATCCGATTCAACGGCTCTTGGAGGTGGTCGCCGCGCGCGGTTTTTCGGATCAGATTTCTCTGAAATCGCTCACCCTTCGTCCGGGGCAGGGGGTTTTAGGAGAGGTCTTCGAAAAAGAGAAGTTGATCTTTGTTCCGGATGTGCGGAAAGATCATCGCCTGGTTTATCGGGACGAGACTGAGCGCTCCGGAATCACCTCTATGATTGGAATTCCTTTGATGGTCAAAGGGAAAGCCATTGGGGTACTCGGATTGTTTTGTCCCAAATCGGTGGAGGCGGGGCGGATTCAGCAGGAGCGGCTCGATTTCCTGACGACGATCGCTTCACAGGTTGCCATCGCGATCGATAATGTAAAGTTGTATCAGGACCTGGAGCAGAAGGTGACGGAGCTGCGGCGGCTTCAGGGGCAGCTGATCCAAACGGAAAAGCTTTCCGCCATCGGAGAGCTGGTTTCCGGGGTGGCCCATGAGATCAATAACCCCCTCACGAGTGTGGTTGGGTTTACGCAGCTTTTGCTGGAGACAACCGAGAATCCGCGCGATCGCGAATTTCTCGAAAAAATATTCAGCGAGGCGATGAGCTGTTCCGAAATCATCCGCAATCTTTTGACCTTCGCCCGGCGCCATCCTGCCGAAAAGAGCTATAACAACATCAACGATATTATCCGGAAAGCGCTTGAGCTCAAGCGGTATCAGCTTGAAACCGACGGTGTTGAAATCATCGAGAACCTCTCCGATTCCATCCCTCCCATATGGGTCGATCCGCACCAGATGCAGCAGGTCTTTTTCAACGTCATCCATAATGCGCACCAAGCGCTGCTTGAAAAGAAGAAGTTGAGCACCAGCCCTTTACGGTTGACGATTGCCAGCGAGAGTAGGAATGGTCTTGTTTCCATTTCCTTCCACGATACCGGTCAAGGGATTCTCCCGGATGTGTTGCCGAAAGTTTTTGAGCCGTTCTTTACGACCAAAGAGGTCGGCGTCGGAACTGGGTTGGGGCTCTCCATTTCTTATGGGATCGTCAAGGAGCATGGCGGGGAGATCCTCATCGAAAATTTATTCGGAGAGGGGGTGACCTTTATCGTCACCTTTCCGATCAACGGACAGGGAAGGGATCGGAGAGTGGCTGAGGGGGCCAAAGGGGGGAGCTATGCGGGGAGGAGAATTCTCATCGTCGATGACTCCAATGCGGCCCTGGAAATGTGCACCTATATCTTGCGGTCGGAGGGATTCCGTGTCGAGGGAGTGGAGAGCGGTCGTGCTGCATTGGAGCGGCTTCGGTCGGAGGATTATGATCTGATCTTGACCGACCTCGGGATCGCCGACATGCCGGGACTGGCGTTCCACGATGCGCTTCTTAAAGAGTATCCGGTGATGGCGGAGAAGATTCTTTTCTTGGCCGAGGAGCGGATCAACCCGGAGGCGCGGCGTCTCCTTGAAGAGAGAAAAGTGGAAATTCTCTTCAGGCCGTTCGGGATGACGGCATTAAAAGAGGCGGTTTATCGCTCTCTGATCACCTCTTTGAAGGCTTGA
- a CDS encoding formylglycine-generating enzyme family protein, whose protein sequence is MIHHKNNILALILTAFLFACSRRPPEGMVAVPAGDFMMGTDEVDEAHFAEEQGIVKPWFVDEGPAHKVYLPLYYIDRTEVTNAQYAEFIRSTRRAPPGHWEDGQYLKGSDLYPVVMVPWQDAQDYCHWKEGRLPTEAEWEKAARGTDGRRYPWGSEFDPMKANVGGQSQDLTPAGHYPAGQSPYGAVDMIGNVWEWTADWYHPYPGSKYQSKEYGKQLKVIRGNSWSAIGHFPPDVQKELVKHHSTVSFRLYAPPDSTISDVGFRCVRPS, encoded by the coding sequence ATGATCCATCATAAAAATAATATCCTTGCCCTCATCCTGACCGCCTTCTTGTTTGCTTGTTCGCGTCGCCCTCCGGAAGGAATGGTCGCCGTTCCCGCCGGTGATTTTATGATGGGAACCGATGAGGTCGATGAGGCGCATTTTGCGGAAGAACAGGGGATCGTCAAACCCTGGTTTGTCGATGAAGGCCCGGCTCACAAGGTCTACCTGCCGCTGTATTATATCGACCGGACCGAAGTTACCAACGCGCAATACGCCGAATTTATTCGGTCGACGCGGCGCGCTCCTCCCGGCCATTGGGAAGATGGACAATACTTGAAAGGGAGTGATCTTTATCCGGTGGTGATGGTCCCCTGGCAGGATGCGCAGGACTACTGCCATTGGAAGGAGGGCCGGCTCCCGACCGAAGCGGAATGGGAAAAAGCGGCACGGGGTACAGACGGGAGACGATACCCCTGGGGAAGTGAATTCGATCCGATGAAGGCAAATGTCGGCGGACAATCTCAAGATCTGACCCCCGCCGGCCACTATCCCGCAGGCCAAAGTCCTTACGGCGCGGTGGATATGATCGGGAACGTCTGGGAATGGACGGCCGATTGGTATCATCCCTATCCCGGAAGCAAGTATCAGAGCAAGGAGTATGGAAAACAACTCAAGGTGATTCGAGGCAATTCTTGGTCGGCGATCGGCCATTTCCCCCCGGATGTCCAAAAAGAGTTGGTAAAACATCATTCAACCGTCTCATTCCGCCTTTACGCTCCTCCCGATTCCACCATCAGCGATGTCGGCTTCCGATGCGTCCGCCCCAGTTAG
- a CDS encoding c-type cytochrome: MKFGRIGLAMLVATAFSVNIGSAAEKDPTAPRVPADQMAAAKAWKNPQKATPDNIAKGKEIFNGKGTCFTCHGNEGRGDGPAGAALDPTPRNFHNPKLKGKTDGEFAWVIKNGSPGTGMISYVPGVISEEEMALVILFERSLHDQP, from the coding sequence ATGAAGTTTGGACGGATCGGTTTGGCAATGCTCGTTGCAACAGCGTTTAGCGTGAATATCGGTTCGGCGGCAGAAAAAGATCCCACAGCACCGCGTGTTCCTGCGGACCAGATGGCGGCCGCAAAAGCGTGGAAGAATCCACAGAAAGCGACCCCTGATAATATTGCCAAAGGAAAAGAGATCTTCAACGGAAAGGGAACCTGCTTCACCTGCCACGGAAATGAAGGACGCGGTGACGGTCCTGCCGGCGCGGCCCTTGATCCCACCCCCCGCAATTTCCACAATCCGAAATTGAAGGGCAAGACGGATGGTGAGTTTGCTTGGGTGATCAAGAACGGCAGCCCCGGCACCGGGATGATCTCCTATGTCCCCGGCGTGATCAGCGAAGAAGAAATGGCGCTGGTGATCCTTTTTGAGAGAAGCCTGCACGACCAGCCATAA
- a CDS encoding aminotransferase class IV, protein MWIYLQDRFVRKEEAKISVFDHGFLYGDGLFETLRAYDGVLFHLSRHLERLARSARRLELPLPPFPQLETILYDTLKRNALRDAILRFTFTRGEGEIGLDPALCDKPTLVVTARPFTGYPSEYYLDGISAIIVQVRRNATTALDPALKSTSFLNNVMAKLEAKKGGADEGLLLNPEGYLSEGTTSNLFWVRRGKLETPSPAVGLLEGITREVVIDLARKKHLPTEEGLYQPDALFEAEEAFLTNSGFELMPVTRINGNPIGSGKPGPITRRLHQAFKEVIRER, encoded by the coding sequence ATGTGGATCTACCTCCAAGATCGATTTGTCCGAAAAGAAGAGGCAAAGATTTCCGTCTTCGATCATGGTTTTCTTTATGGGGACGGTCTCTTTGAAACCCTTCGCGCCTACGATGGGGTCCTCTTCCATCTCTCGCGGCATTTGGAACGATTAGCCCGGTCGGCCCGGCGATTGGAACTTCCCCTTCCTCCCTTTCCTCAGCTTGAGACCATTCTCTATGACACGCTGAAGCGAAACGCCCTTCGGGATGCAATTCTCCGTTTCACCTTTACCCGTGGAGAGGGGGAGATCGGCCTCGATCCGGCGCTGTGCGATAAACCGACACTGGTCGTCACGGCCCGGCCGTTCACCGGCTATCCATCGGAATATTATCTCGATGGAATTTCCGCCATCATCGTTCAGGTCCGGCGGAACGCGACGACGGCGCTCGATCCGGCCCTGAAATCAACCAGCTTCCTCAATAACGTGATGGCAAAATTAGAGGCGAAAAAAGGGGGAGCCGACGAAGGGCTTCTTCTGAATCCGGAAGGGTATCTCTCCGAAGGGACGACGAGCAATCTCTTCTGGGTACGGCGGGGAAAACTGGAAACCCCTTCACCGGCCGTGGGGCTTTTGGAGGGGATCACGCGGGAAGTGGTCATCGATCTGGCCCGGAAGAAGCATCTTCCGACCGAGGAGGGACTCTACCAGCCCGACGCGCTCTTCGAAGCCGAGGAGGCCTTTCTCACGAACAGCGGTTTTGAATTGATGCCGGTGACGCGGATCAACGGGAACCCGATCGGTAGCGGGAAACCGGGGCCGATCACCCGCCGGCTTCATCAAGCCTTCAAAGAGGTGATCAGAGAGCGATAA